The following proteins are encoded in a genomic region of Micropterus dolomieu isolate WLL.071019.BEF.003 ecotype Adirondacks linkage group LG04, ASM2129224v1, whole genome shotgun sequence:
- the LOC123969388 gene encoding group XIIB secretory phospholipase A2-like protein: MTRWALLAPFLLLLGLFIHSAVSQEAEEDPATAAAAAAPPQGQASDGTQAEDENQEWGLNSLRDSFESVGGYFDSMLEFMGGRDGVCQYRCRYGKAPLPRAGYQMPEPDGCSSYFFGLPVPDGMDIGIPAMTKCCNQLDMCYDTCGSNKYRCDSKFRWCLHSICSDLKKSLGFVSKVEACETVADTLFNTVWTLGCRPYMNSQRAACYCQGEEKDEL, encoded by the exons ATGACCCGTTGGGCCCTTCTTGCTCCCTTCCTGCTCCTGCTGGGCCTGTTTATCCACAGTGCTGTCAGTCAAGAGGCTGAGGAGGACccagctacagcagcagcagcagcagcaccaccacAGGGCCAGGCCTCTGATGGCACGCAGGCGGAGGACGAGAACCAAGAGTGGGGACTAAACTCCCTCAGAGACAGCTTTGAGTCAGTCGGCGGCTACTTTGACTCGATGCTGGAGTTCATGGGCGGACGTGATGGAGTGTGCCAATACCGCTGTCGATATG GTAAAGCTCCTCTTCCTCGTGCTGGCTACCAGATGCCAGAACCTGATGGATGTAGCTCTTACTTCTTTGGTCTTCCTGTTCCAGATGGG ATGGACATCGGCATCCCTGCTATGACCAAGTGTTGCAATCAGCTGGATATGTGTTACGACACCTGCGGCTCCAACAAGTACCGCTGCGACTCCAAGTTCCGCTGGTGCCTCCACAGCATCTGCTCTGACCTCAAGAAGAGCCTTGGCTTTGTGTCAAAAGTTGAAG CATGTGAAACGGTAGCTGACACCTTGTTCAACACGGTGTGGACTCTGGGCTGCAGACCCTACATGAACAGCCAGAGAGCAGCGTGCTACTGtcaaggagaggaaaaagatgaACTTTAG
- the LOC123969360 gene encoding uncharacterized protein LOC123969360 isoform X2 — translation MAFANLFTRLSVVEEDVRSPGQPAFTHRNDTDNGKRGNARKRKTQGEQAGPYSKKRCYQAQTTRTYNATSFKDDDSKAIRYHMQNTYSEHANVDFNKEVIHNQRNKAGYSNVYHKGQNYKTKNNHHANNQQQQKKKTERQNNRHQQKGRGKPANRGGSHQSRPTWRKGRWDDKDNKQDFQAKKTRSMTQEFMDQNALLVDGRLLCRHFMWGRCLKGDDCQLEHIQGYNDLIKEVCKFYVQGFCTKGDSCPYMHKSFPCKFFHKKGKCSQGADCRFSHEQLNDVTTKLLDEALKRDNDLYELAKKAEQESSGQPANTDESEILEANTTPDILLQPLRPNFYKSADTNAEKEALLCQTEELADFMKEAVPSHESNATQPHGPPSPKLSHEEPVCYSVEAVLGPQLSRPFSSFFTTPGSQQSAPLTSSDCTPGSANQSKVPYSVDAVLRSCKSVGYSTLEHTPGPPTAQIVSYSPKSYFENTKPFLNSEHQNEKVLYSINTRNVEKKSQEKMFKSLSSLQMHTGRISKTCPNLTLASGDHKKQGGDMPESLKPAQNDSHEVKLELVHSRVTVAEKSASSKSKGDMKGGTHLPTDSTCSVNCKSDGLPFGSNKNKSIFSRPPSKTPTSERPTQLTPHLSVQRADSQASVKPFYPSSGFTEIKGGGAAPVEPATSPFKTSETTNSVSSHFAAKQPTEIHLHSKKTQSDLKLGTEHHSTETTAHCSSKVAHCGDLAVGCKKTMKRPVHSLFAGPISDTLQPLDDSVTSSSCPQGLIQSSCPAPQSADCRSTPAKTVLEPDKASARSFLSLFAAPLSAAPLPHMPPQPDCSRTSSCSQQSNQSIDNTSHSSDSKQRASNLETPLPLQVRTDVKEISPLPRSPNFSSNPKIGNENSPEHVNQHTKQLLNPVCSLVSNSLGEMSTDPTPCGNSPFTTHVREQLPDISNHKDSAAAATANSVLKTLFLCLSPYQQDSIQISVPSESDTKDKSSTGCVSEKQQQEAKKKGRRKKKLKTHDSHKQSPEETVLQPSEHQPFLQTHPVFLEATGGSSVGSPGMTESQERNSGTHNLPFKPVLPLMQHYTRSRLKYTSEEGKSVNGNMSATPLKDLFKTLDASVFHFGH, via the exons ATGGCTTTTGCAAACCTGTTCACGAGACTGTCTGTGGTTGAAGAAGATGTCAGGAGCCCTGGTCAACCAGCCTTTACACACCG GAACGACACTGACAATGGCAAAAGAGGCAATGCCAGAAAGAGGAAAACCCAGGGTGAGCAGGCTGGCCCTTACTCAAAG AAGCGATGTTACCAAGCCCAAACAACCAGAACTTATAATGCTACATCCTTCAAAGACGATGACTCCAAGGCTATACGCTACCATATGCAGAACACTTATAGTGAACACGCAAATGTTGATTTCAACAAAGAGGTGATACATAACCAAAGAAATAAAGCTGGCTACAGTAACGTGTATCACAAAGGTCAGAAttacaaaaccaaaaataatcATCATGCAAACaatcagcaacaacaaaaaaagaagaccGAGAGGCAGAACAATCGGCATCAGCAGAAGGGTAGAGGGAAGCCTGCCAATAGAGGTGGCAGCCATCAGTCAAGACCTACATGGAGAAAAGGTAGATGGGACGATAAAGATAATAAGCAG GACTTCCAAGCAAAAAAGACGAGGTCCATGACACAGGAGTTCATGGACCAGAACGCTTTGTTGGTGGATGGGCGGTTACTTTGTCGACATTTCATGTGGGGAAGGTGCCTCAAG GGTGACGACTGCCAACTGGAACATATTCAGGGTTACAACGACCTCATCAAAGAAGTTTGCAAATTTTACGTCCAAGGATTCTGCACGAAAGGGGACAGCTGCCCGTACATGCACA AGTCCTTCCCCTGCAAGTTCTtccataaaaaaggaaaatgttctCAAGGAGCAGATTGCAGGTTTTCACATGAGCAGCTTAATGATGTCACTACCAAACTGTTGGATGAG GCACTAAAACGGGATAATGACCTTTATGAACTTGCGAAAAAAGCCGAACAAGAGTCGTCAGGACAACCAGCGAACACGGACGAGTCTGAAATTCTAGAAGCCAATACAACCCCTGATATACTTCTACAACCACTTAG gCCTAACTTTTACAAAAGCGCAGACACAAATGCTGAGAAGGAAGCCTTGTTATGTCAGACTGAAGAACTGGCTGATTTCATGAAGGAAGCTGTCCCATCACATGAGTCAAATGCCACGCAGCCTCATGGCCCCCCATCACCTAAGCTTAGTCATGAGGAGCCAGTTTGTTATTCAGTTGAAGCAGTGCTTGGACCTCAGCTGTCCAGACCTTTCTCTAGTTTCTTCACAACTCCAGGAAGTCAACAATCTGCCCCTCTCACGTCTTCTGATTGCACACCCGGCTCTGCAAACCAAAGCAAAGTTCCCTACTCTGTTGATGCTGTTCTCAGGTCTTGTAAATCAGTGGGATATTCTACCCTTGAACACACGCCTGGCCCTCCTACTGCACAAATAGTTTCCTATAGCCCAAAAAGTTACTTTGAGAACACTAAGCCTTTTCTAAACTCAGAACACCAAAATGAGAAGGTGTTATATTCGATAAATACCAGAAATGTGGAGAAGAAATCCCAGGAAAAAATGTTCAAGAGCCTGTCATCCCTCCAAATGCACACTGGCCGGATTTCAAAGACCTGCCCTAATCTTACTCTGGCCTCGGGGGATCACAAGAAACAAGGTGGGGATATGCCagagtccctgaaacctgcccAAAATGATTCTCATGAAGTCAAGTTGGAATTGGTGCATTCTCGTGTCACTGTGGCAGAGAAGTCTGCATCCTCCAAAAgcaaaggagatatgaaaggaggCACGCACCTGCCTACGGACAGTACATGCTCTGTAAACTGTAAAAGTGATGGTCTTCCTTTTGGATCCAATAAGaacaaaagcattttttcaAGGCCCCCTAGTAAGACACCTACTTCCGAACGTCCAACACAACTAACACCGCATCTCTCTGTTCAGAGAGCTGACTCACAAGCCTCAGTAAAGCCTTTTTATCCCTCTTCAGGTTTCACAGAGATTAAAGGTGGAGGTGCGGCTCCTGTTGAACCTGCCACCAGCCCCTTTAAGACAAGTGAAACTACAAACTCGGTCAGTTCTCATTTTGCTGCAAAACAACCCACTGAGATCCACCTGCACTCCAAAAAGACACAATCTGACCTCAAACTTGGCACAGAACATCATTCAACTGAAACCACAGCACATTGCAGCAGTAAAGTGGCACATTGTGGTGATTTGGCAGTTGGGTGTAAAAAGACTATGAAAAGACCCGTTCATAGCCTCTTCGCAGGCCCCATCTCTGACACTCTGCAGCCTTTAGACGATTCTGTAACAAGTTCCTCTTGTCCTCAGGGTTTAATTCAGTCTTCCTGCCCTGCTCCACAGTCTGCAGATTGCAGAAGTACTCCTGCTAAAACTGTGCTTGAACCTGACAAAGCCTCTGCCAGGTCCTTCCTCAGCCTTTTTGCTGCCCCTCTCAGTGCTGCTCCTCTCCCACACATGCCGCCTCAACCAGATTGTTCAAGGACTTCCTCCTGTTCTCAACAGTCAAACCAGTCCATTGATAACACATCTCATTCATCAGACTCCAAACAAAGAGCTTCTAATTTAGAGACACCTCTCCCACTACAGGTCAGAACTGATGTAAAAGAAATCTCTCCCCTGCCAAGATCCCCTAATTTCTCTTCTAATCCTAAAATTGGAAACGAAAACAGTCCTGAGCATGTAAATCAGCATACAAAGCAGCTGTTGAATCCCGTCTGTAGTCTTGTGTCCAATTCTCTTGGTGAGATGTCTACCGATCCTACTCCTTGTGGTAACAGTCCATTTACAACCCATGTTCGTGAGCAGCTGCCCGACATCTCAAATCACAAAG actctgcagcagcagccactGCAAATTCAGTTCTGAAGACTCTGTTTCTGTGCCTAAGCCCCTACCAACAGGACAGCATTCAGATCAGTGTCCCTTCAG AAAGTGACACAAAGGACAAAAGCAGTACGGGGTGTGTCTCTGAGAAGCAACAGCAGGAAGCTAAGAAAAAGGGGAGGCGGAAGAAGAAGCTCAAG ACTCACGATTCTCACAAACAGTCCCCCGAAGAAACAGTTTTACAGCCATCAGAGCACCAGCCCTTTCTTCAGACTCATCCAGTCTTCTTGGAGGCAACAGGTGGGTCGAGTGTCGGCAGTCCAGGAATGACTGAATCTCAGGAGAGAAACTCTGGCACACACAACTTGCCATTCAAACCAGTGTTGCCGCTGATGCAGCATTATACCCGATCAAGACTGAAGTACACATCAGAGGAAGGAAAGTCGGTGAATGGGAACATGTCGGCCACACCACTCAAggaccttttcaagactttaGACGCCTCTGTTTTCCACTTCGGACATTAA
- the LOC123969360 gene encoding uncharacterized protein LOC123969360 isoform X1: MAFANLFTRLSVVEEDVRSPGQPAFTHRNDTDNGKRGNARKRKTQGEQAGPYSKKRCYQAQTTRTYNATSFKDDDSKAIRYHMQNTYSEHANVDFNKEVIHNQRNKAGYSNVYHKGQNYKTKNNHHANNQQQQKKKTERQNNRHQQKGRGKPANRGGSHQSRPTWRKGRWDDKDNKQDFQAKKTRSMTQEFMDQNALLVDGRLLCRHFMWGRCLKGDDCQLEHIQGYNDLIKEVCKFYVQGFCTKGDSCPYMHKSFPCKFFHKKGKCSQGADCRFSHEQLNDVTTKLLDEALKRDNDLYELAKKAEQESSGQPANTDESEILEANTTPDILLQPLRPNFYKSADTNAEKEALLCQTEELADFMKEAVPSHESNATQPHGPPSPKLSHEEPVCYSVEAVLGPQLSRPFSSFFTTPGSQQSAPLTSSDCTPGSANQSKVPYSVDAVLRSCKSVGYSTLEHTPGPPTAQIVSYSPKSYFENTKPFLNSEHQNEKVLYSINTRNVEKKSQEKMFKSLSSLQMHTGRISKTCPNLTLASGDHKKQGGDMPESLKPAQNDSHEVKLELVHSRVTVAEKSASSKSKGDMKGGTHLPTDSTCSVNCKSDGLPFGSNKNKSIFSRPPSKTPTSERPTQLTPHLSVQRADSQASVKPFYPSSGFTEIKGGGAAPVEPATSPFKTSETTNSVSSHFAAKQPTEIHLHSKKTQSDLKLGTEHHSTETTAHCSSKVAHCGDLAVGCKKTMKRPVHSLFAGPISDTLQPLDDSVTSSSCPQGLIQSSCPAPQSADCRSTPAKTVLEPDKASARSFLSLFAAPLSAAPLPHMPPQPDCSRTSSCSQQSNQSIDNTSHSSDSKQRASNLETPLPLQVRTDVKEISPLPRSPNFSSNPKIGNENSPEHVNQHTKQLLNPVCSLVSNSLGEMSTDPTPCGNSPFTTHVREQLPDISNHKVDSAAAATANSVLKTLFLCLSPYQQDSIQISVPSESDTKDKSSTGCVSEKQQQEAKKKGRRKKKLKTHDSHKQSPEETVLQPSEHQPFLQTHPVFLEATGGSSVGSPGMTESQERNSGTHNLPFKPVLPLMQHYTRSRLKYTSEEGKSVNGNMSATPLKDLFKTLDASVFHFGH, encoded by the exons ATGGCTTTTGCAAACCTGTTCACGAGACTGTCTGTGGTTGAAGAAGATGTCAGGAGCCCTGGTCAACCAGCCTTTACACACCG GAACGACACTGACAATGGCAAAAGAGGCAATGCCAGAAAGAGGAAAACCCAGGGTGAGCAGGCTGGCCCTTACTCAAAG AAGCGATGTTACCAAGCCCAAACAACCAGAACTTATAATGCTACATCCTTCAAAGACGATGACTCCAAGGCTATACGCTACCATATGCAGAACACTTATAGTGAACACGCAAATGTTGATTTCAACAAAGAGGTGATACATAACCAAAGAAATAAAGCTGGCTACAGTAACGTGTATCACAAAGGTCAGAAttacaaaaccaaaaataatcATCATGCAAACaatcagcaacaacaaaaaaagaagaccGAGAGGCAGAACAATCGGCATCAGCAGAAGGGTAGAGGGAAGCCTGCCAATAGAGGTGGCAGCCATCAGTCAAGACCTACATGGAGAAAAGGTAGATGGGACGATAAAGATAATAAGCAG GACTTCCAAGCAAAAAAGACGAGGTCCATGACACAGGAGTTCATGGACCAGAACGCTTTGTTGGTGGATGGGCGGTTACTTTGTCGACATTTCATGTGGGGAAGGTGCCTCAAG GGTGACGACTGCCAACTGGAACATATTCAGGGTTACAACGACCTCATCAAAGAAGTTTGCAAATTTTACGTCCAAGGATTCTGCACGAAAGGGGACAGCTGCCCGTACATGCACA AGTCCTTCCCCTGCAAGTTCTtccataaaaaaggaaaatgttctCAAGGAGCAGATTGCAGGTTTTCACATGAGCAGCTTAATGATGTCACTACCAAACTGTTGGATGAG GCACTAAAACGGGATAATGACCTTTATGAACTTGCGAAAAAAGCCGAACAAGAGTCGTCAGGACAACCAGCGAACACGGACGAGTCTGAAATTCTAGAAGCCAATACAACCCCTGATATACTTCTACAACCACTTAG gCCTAACTTTTACAAAAGCGCAGACACAAATGCTGAGAAGGAAGCCTTGTTATGTCAGACTGAAGAACTGGCTGATTTCATGAAGGAAGCTGTCCCATCACATGAGTCAAATGCCACGCAGCCTCATGGCCCCCCATCACCTAAGCTTAGTCATGAGGAGCCAGTTTGTTATTCAGTTGAAGCAGTGCTTGGACCTCAGCTGTCCAGACCTTTCTCTAGTTTCTTCACAACTCCAGGAAGTCAACAATCTGCCCCTCTCACGTCTTCTGATTGCACACCCGGCTCTGCAAACCAAAGCAAAGTTCCCTACTCTGTTGATGCTGTTCTCAGGTCTTGTAAATCAGTGGGATATTCTACCCTTGAACACACGCCTGGCCCTCCTACTGCACAAATAGTTTCCTATAGCCCAAAAAGTTACTTTGAGAACACTAAGCCTTTTCTAAACTCAGAACACCAAAATGAGAAGGTGTTATATTCGATAAATACCAGAAATGTGGAGAAGAAATCCCAGGAAAAAATGTTCAAGAGCCTGTCATCCCTCCAAATGCACACTGGCCGGATTTCAAAGACCTGCCCTAATCTTACTCTGGCCTCGGGGGATCACAAGAAACAAGGTGGGGATATGCCagagtccctgaaacctgcccAAAATGATTCTCATGAAGTCAAGTTGGAATTGGTGCATTCTCGTGTCACTGTGGCAGAGAAGTCTGCATCCTCCAAAAgcaaaggagatatgaaaggaggCACGCACCTGCCTACGGACAGTACATGCTCTGTAAACTGTAAAAGTGATGGTCTTCCTTTTGGATCCAATAAGaacaaaagcattttttcaAGGCCCCCTAGTAAGACACCTACTTCCGAACGTCCAACACAACTAACACCGCATCTCTCTGTTCAGAGAGCTGACTCACAAGCCTCAGTAAAGCCTTTTTATCCCTCTTCAGGTTTCACAGAGATTAAAGGTGGAGGTGCGGCTCCTGTTGAACCTGCCACCAGCCCCTTTAAGACAAGTGAAACTACAAACTCGGTCAGTTCTCATTTTGCTGCAAAACAACCCACTGAGATCCACCTGCACTCCAAAAAGACACAATCTGACCTCAAACTTGGCACAGAACATCATTCAACTGAAACCACAGCACATTGCAGCAGTAAAGTGGCACATTGTGGTGATTTGGCAGTTGGGTGTAAAAAGACTATGAAAAGACCCGTTCATAGCCTCTTCGCAGGCCCCATCTCTGACACTCTGCAGCCTTTAGACGATTCTGTAACAAGTTCCTCTTGTCCTCAGGGTTTAATTCAGTCTTCCTGCCCTGCTCCACAGTCTGCAGATTGCAGAAGTACTCCTGCTAAAACTGTGCTTGAACCTGACAAAGCCTCTGCCAGGTCCTTCCTCAGCCTTTTTGCTGCCCCTCTCAGTGCTGCTCCTCTCCCACACATGCCGCCTCAACCAGATTGTTCAAGGACTTCCTCCTGTTCTCAACAGTCAAACCAGTCCATTGATAACACATCTCATTCATCAGACTCCAAACAAAGAGCTTCTAATTTAGAGACACCTCTCCCACTACAGGTCAGAACTGATGTAAAAGAAATCTCTCCCCTGCCAAGATCCCCTAATTTCTCTTCTAATCCTAAAATTGGAAACGAAAACAGTCCTGAGCATGTAAATCAGCATACAAAGCAGCTGTTGAATCCCGTCTGTAGTCTTGTGTCCAATTCTCTTGGTGAGATGTCTACCGATCCTACTCCTTGTGGTAACAGTCCATTTACAACCCATGTTCGTGAGCAGCTGCCCGACATCTCAAATCACAAAG TagactctgcagcagcagccactGCAAATTCAGTTCTGAAGACTCTGTTTCTGTGCCTAAGCCCCTACCAACAGGACAGCATTCAGATCAGTGTCCCTTCAG AAAGTGACACAAAGGACAAAAGCAGTACGGGGTGTGTCTCTGAGAAGCAACAGCAGGAAGCTAAGAAAAAGGGGAGGCGGAAGAAGAAGCTCAAG ACTCACGATTCTCACAAACAGTCCCCCGAAGAAACAGTTTTACAGCCATCAGAGCACCAGCCCTTTCTTCAGACTCATCCAGTCTTCTTGGAGGCAACAGGTGGGTCGAGTGTCGGCAGTCCAGGAATGACTGAATCTCAGGAGAGAAACTCTGGCACACACAACTTGCCATTCAAACCAGTGTTGCCGCTGATGCAGCATTATACCCGATCAAGACTGAAGTACACATCAGAGGAAGGAAAGTCGGTGAATGGGAACATGTCGGCCACACCACTCAAggaccttttcaagactttaGACGCCTCTGTTTTCCACTTCGGACATTAA